In Coffea arabica cultivar ET-39 chromosome 9e, Coffea Arabica ET-39 HiFi, whole genome shotgun sequence, the genomic window GGACTAATTCCATGTTAAAAAACTTGAAGGACTAAATTGACATTAGTAAAAAAGTTTAAGGAGTAAAATGATAATTTTTCCATCCGACCAAATATGGTGTACAAAACAAATGTTTGGTAGAACACCATTTATGACTAATTGGCGACTTGAAGTAGAGCTCTTGTTTTTTACTCAAAGaagcctttcctaagattgctGCCCAGCCCAACTAAGATTTGTCAGATGTATTTCATTTCAGTTTGGGTGGAGGATTATAGGCAGCAGCTTGCATAAATCAAAAAGCCCAAATGTTTATAAATTTCTTAACACACATATAGACAACATCAACATGGCATACTCACAGGCTGATTCTCAACGGTTTTACTTTAACCATTAgagcaaaatttttttgaaaaataaagagacAGTTTTTAGTTTTGGCAGATTCAGCTTTTCTTTAATAGGGAGTGAAATGTTGCAAGATATCTAGGGTTTAGTTTTGACACACCTACTTGATCTCCgtcctttttctccttttttttatgAACCAACCAGGGTCATTTAGCTATTTTAGTAAATGAAGAAGCATAACTAGTATTATATGTATAGAAGAGAGGTGGCAAGTTCTATTCATTTAGATTAAGGGATTTGATGAAGGATTTGAAATCTTCTCAAATTCGTTTAATTGTTTAGAATATTTAGGAGGTATTTAAATTTGTAAATCATAAATTATTATAGTgtttaaaatgtattttgataattgatgaattatataaattcaaatatattttaaataatccaAACAACTAGAGTAATTTGGGTGAATGTCAAATCTTTCATCAAATCCTTCAATCCAAATGAAGGTATAACCtatactattttattttatcacctagtgtaaaatggagtgaataaaaaagatatttatTGACAAGGTATAAAACCTTATTGCAAGCTCAAAAACTATGAGATTAACCCATTTTAAGACcctgtttgataacccaattcatCACTTAAACTTAATGGAATCAGATGTTAACATATTCAAACCAtttaataaccaaaaattgagcatttgaattaattaagtaacaCTAAATTTTCTAAGCAAAACTTGCTCTCAAAATTAAGTAATAAGCTATTCATTTATCAttaaatgtgatatatactcaaatgtatatgatttaatacttaacaattcaataatttaatggatttagacttcaaattccaaatttcagatttcaaaatcagatttcatattttagttttatcaaacgcaccctaaatcATAGTTGTAAACTTTATCCATTTTAAAGTGAGCATCGTgttctgaaaattttctttattagcCAATGATTTGTGATGATTCAAAATCTTAACTATTTATACCACCTGCAATGTTGAATATAACACATAAAAAGAAATGGTGCTCAAGCGTTAGTTCAACTGGTAAGGCTCATTCATCTAACTTAACTAATCGAGTTAGAATCCTGCTACCAGTGATCTTCTATTAATTAGTAGGTGATCTGCAACCACATGGGATCCTTAGTGCCACTTTTCGAGTGATAATTCAGTGCTATTTCTATATTTATGCCAAGTATACTATTTAATTTATCATGTGCTGTTTATTTAAGTTTCTTCTGCTCTCACATGATAAATGGGATTGACACTGGGTTTGGCACTGGATAATGGTACAAAGGACCCAAGTAATGTGCAACAATAATTGTAAGTCATTAGAAAAAAAGCCTGGAGCCTAATACCTTGAAATGAAGTAGTATATAtttcctttaaaattttttaatagaaacaaaaggaactagtgcatttattttaatttgtttttcaaTAGGTGCTGAATAATGTTTTGTGATGTGCTCCTGAAACTCTGGCAAATTGCATATAAAATTCTTGATACTTAAggtatcaatttttttcttgtacGCTTCATACTTTTATTGATAAGCTGTTGAGTTTACACAAAAACTGGGGGCTCCCCATACCAATTTACATCACAGATTGAACGGTAATCCAACTCTGTTGCTAAACTATATTATTTACAGATGAATGGGATCAAATGCAGCAGGAAACTCCTAATTCCAAGCATAGATCCAGATTCGCTGAAGCCTAGGTATAGGTCTCCATCCTAGCACAATGCTGCGAATCTCTCTAATTACTTATTGCTGACAGCAGAGGTATCAATTGGTAATTCTTTGTATGATTTCACATGATAAAGAGTACCAAGATAGTCAACATGTATTTATTATTAAACgaggagaaaaaaaattcattgaagcGATGCATCAGAATAACAAGATTAACTGCGACTTAGCTCCAGAAATTAACAAATAGAAGCACCTGAAACATTCAATCCTCCTATGCACTGAGAAAATACACAAGTACTCAAGATGCAATGCATCGTGTCAGTCGTGTACAGGAACTCGAAATTTAGAAACGATGAAAAacggaaaacaagaaaacagaaCAGTAAAAATTCATCAGATCTTCGTTGTCAAAGTCATCTCCTTTCTTGTTCTAGTAATCAAATGTAGCTATGGTTCAGTTTATCATCTTCTTCTCATCTTCTTCAGACAAGGAATGAAGCGTTGGAATGCTCTGCTCATGCCTGAAGAAATTATCAGGATCAACTTTTGTCTTCACCTGCACGAGTCTTTTGAAGTTGTCTTTGAAGTAGTTAGAGCCCCAGAAACATGCTTTCAGATAATTTACGTTTCCGCTAAGCTTATCCACTCCCAAATCAAGATCCCTGTAATTCACATAAGCTTCTCTGGGGAATTTAGAAACATAAGGAGCTACGGAGTCATATAATTTTCTGATCCAATCAATGTGCTTATCTGTAGTTTTCTTGTCTCCACTTTGCCATGCCGTCAGCCACTGGAtcatgaattttcttccttttctgtgAGGAAAAGGAATttcagattctggaatttttcccATCATTCCACCATAAGCATTCCAAATTGTGAACGGAGAATCTTCTTGTAGAAACCTTTTCCATATTCCTTCCAACGCAAATTTTGGGATGGGCTCTTTTACAAAATCTGACTTAGCTTTGAAATAAGTCTTGTTGAAGAATGACTTCCTCTGAAGCAAAAATTCAGGCTTTAAAGTTCGCGGGTAGCCAGCAATGTAAAGAACTGATTCAATCCAGCTCATTTCAACGCAATCTTTTTGTGTTAATCCTAATTCAGGAAAGCCTTTCTTCATTACTTTCAGGAGTCTGTTAGCCCTTCCAAGAAATAAGGCCTGATAGGCAGTTTGTATCGTTCTCTTTCCTTTCTGATCAGTAGAATTCACAGCACTTATGAGAACTCTGATGAAGAGGTCTTCATCAAGAGTGTCAGCAACTTGTTGCCACCTGTACAGAAGTTTAGTTGCTCCTTGTTCCAATGTCCATGGAACAGTGAAAACTGTGACAGTTAACGGTACTGGAACCAAACTTAGCTTCCAGGCTAGGAGGATTCCAAAGCTCCCTCCGCCGCCTCCCCTAATTGCCCAAAAGAAATCCTCTCCCATTGATGCACGATCAAGAATCCTCCCTGTTGCATCAACTATTCGAGCATCCACCACATTATCAGCTCCAAGCCCGTATTTTCGCATCATGGGACCATATGCCCCTCCTGTTATGTGCCCACCAATCCCCAAGCTTGTACAGAGGCCAGCAGGGAAACCATGAATTCTGCTTTTCTGCGAAATTCTGTAATAAACTTCGCCAATTGTAGCTCCTACTTGGGCCCAGGCGCTGTTTTCCTCTATACTAACATTGATGAATCGAAGTTTGGCAAGGTCAATCATTATGAAAGGGAATGGTGTGGCAGAAGTATACGATATGCCCTCATAATCATGGCCTCCACTGCGGACTCTGAGCTGAATATTAAGCTCTTTTGCACAGATAACTGCTGCTTGAACTTGGGATTCTGTCAATGGTGTGAAAATAAGCTCAGGTTTAGGCCTAGATGGCCCCAAGCACCTCAGATTCATCGCAGTAGATTGCAGAACAGAAGTAAATGAAGCATTTTCTGGGGTGAAAAATGCACTATGAAAAGGTATGGAAAGATCAGTATGGAGATTTACACACTGGTAGAATTTATCTTCAATTGAATGGTCTGAAGCAGCAGCCCATGAAGCTGATGATAACAGAAAAAGTAATAATGGGAGGAACATGAGTGAGATTGAAGACGGCATTTGGTTGATTTACTCCTTATTTTCTGCTCAAGTTAGCAAGTCCTAGGATGTGTATATACCTATATGATTGAGT contains:
- the LOC113709688 gene encoding monolignol oxidoreductase AtBBE-like 15, coding for MPSSISLMFLPLLLFLLSSASWAAASDHSIEDKFYQCVNLHTDLSIPFHSAFFTPENASFTSVLQSTAMNLRCLGPSRPKPELIFTPLTESQVQAAVICAKELNIQLRVRSGGHDYEGISYTSATPFPFIMIDLAKLRFINVSIEENSAWAQVGATIGEVYYRISQKSRIHGFPAGLCTSLGIGGHITGGAYGPMMRKYGLGADNVVDARIVDATGRILDRASMGEDFFWAIRGGGGGSFGILLAWKLSLVPVPLTVTVFTVPWTLEQGATKLLYRWQQVADTLDEDLFIRVLISAVNSTDQKGKRTIQTAYQALFLGRANRLLKVMKKGFPELGLTQKDCVEMSWIESVLYIAGYPRTLKPEFLLQRKSFFNKTYFKAKSDFVKEPIPKFALEGIWKRFLQEDSPFTIWNAYGGMMGKIPESEIPFPHRKGRKFMIQWLTAWQSGDKKTTDKHIDWIRKLYDSVAPYVSKFPREAYVNYRDLDLGVDKLSGNVNYLKACFWGSNYFKDNFKRLVQVKTKVDPDNFFRHEQSIPTLHSLSEEDEKKMIN